Proteins encoded within one genomic window of uncultured Fusobacterium sp.:
- a CDS encoding patatin-like phospholipase family protein produces MKKFTIYFFVLLSIIFIPSNIYAKENNLTLKEDNEIQKLKEQISLLENKISQLEKIKKIKQQKNKKNLKIGLTLSGGGAKGLAHIGVLRILEELDIRPDYISGTSMGALIGALYSAGYSLDEIEKILTQSDWDSFINGNFMEDKVPLEKKINNKNYMVSVRYDNKFNFSLPKGFGNNQLIYFELKKLLSNLEEFKNFDEFPIPLRIVATDLNTGKAVAFKEGDLAKIITASIAIPTVFDPIEINGRLYVDGLVSRNFPVIDVIDMGADIVIGSDVGNEVKDKKDYNIISVLNQLVTIQSAASTEEQRKLTSILITPDVLNYSATDLDKGPILIKLGEEAAKEKITFLQSLPKKESLKKKIPAKKETITIENIKFKNDINDKNKVIIENTLKNILNREISLEELENSMLKVYGNDIINRIYYDIDGTTLTLDVDINPNNSIGVGMNYLTGYGTTFDIGTTLTNFGKIGNNTLVDLQIGDYLGVNLKNFSYYGYSNKVGLFINLGYNENPFFIYDEDEKISSSIVKSTDFEIGVLTQYNNQLTASYGINTSYAKLEQESGSVYPEDIEYSKNYNGAFFRTTFDTLDSNNFPRSGIKLDFEYSWEGSFDKSSSSFYGPLYTFDGYIPLHKSFILSYGLAGGVISGNEATSIDKFIRLGGTKNNLQNKDFSFYGYNYQQKLVEEFLIGKLGLTYSLDNNLYLSFRWNIGTYSDLQESPSFNKKNIWEDYSQGFDVSLTYESIFGPIEFSVSRDDERKDILSQISIGYIFE; encoded by the coding sequence ATGAAAAAGTTTACCATTTATTTTTTTGTACTTTTATCAATAATTTTTATTCCCTCTAATATCTATGCTAAAGAAAATAATTTAACTTTAAAAGAAGATAATGAGATACAAAAACTAAAAGAACAGATCTCTCTTTTAGAAAATAAGATTTCTCAACTAGAAAAAATAAAAAAAATAAAGCAACAAAAAAATAAAAAAAATTTAAAAATAGGATTAACTCTCAGCGGTGGAGGGGCAAAAGGACTTGCCCACATAGGAGTTTTACGTATTTTAGAAGAATTAGATATTCGTCCTGACTATATCTCTGGAACAAGTATGGGGGCTCTTATTGGAGCTTTATACTCTGCTGGTTATTCTTTAGATGAGATAGAAAAAATCTTAACACAAAGTGATTGGGATAGTTTCATAAATGGAAATTTTATGGAAGATAAAGTTCCTCTTGAAAAGAAAATTAATAATAAAAATTATATGGTTTCTGTAAGATATGATAATAAATTTAATTTTTCTCTTCCTAAGGGATTTGGAAATAATCAACTAATATATTTTGAATTAAAAAAACTTTTAAGTAATTTGGAGGAGTTTAAAAATTTTGATGAATTCCCTATTCCTCTAAGAATTGTAGCTACTGACTTAAATACAGGAAAAGCTGTAGCTTTTAAAGAGGGAGATCTAGCTAAAATTATTACAGCTAGTATAGCTATTCCTACTGTTTTTGATCCAATTGAAATCAATGGAAGATTATATGTAGATGGACTTGTTTCTCGTAATTTTCCTGTTATAGATGTCATTGATATGGGAGCTGATATTGTAATTGGTAGTGATGTAGGAAACGAAGTAAAAGATAAAAAAGATTACAATATTATAAGTGTTTTAAATCAACTTGTAACTATACAAAGTGCAGCTTCTACTGAGGAGCAAAGAAAATTAACTTCTATTTTAATTACTCCAGATGTTTTAAATTATTCTGCAACTGATTTAGATAAAGGACCCATATTAATAAAGTTAGGAGAGGAAGCAGCAAAAGAAAAAATTACTTTTTTACAATCATTACCTAAAAAAGAGAGTTTAAAGAAAAAAATTCCTGCTAAAAAAGAAACTATTACTATTGAAAATATAAAATTTAAAAATGATATCAATGATAAAAATAAAGTTATAATTGAAAATACTTTAAAAAATATTTTGAATAGGGAGATTTCTCTTGAAGAACTAGAAAATTCTATGTTAAAAGTTTATGGTAATGATATTATAAATAGAATTTATTATGATATTGATGGAACTACTCTTACATTAGATGTTGATATTAACCCTAATAATTCAATTGGAGTTGGAATGAATTATTTAACTGGTTATGGTACTACTTTTGATATTGGTACTACTTTGACAAATTTTGGTAAGATTGGAAATAACACTCTTGTAGATTTACAAATTGGAGATTACTTAGGAGTTAATTTAAAAAATTTCTCCTATTATGGTTATTCTAATAAAGTAGGATTATTTATTAATTTAGGATATAATGAAAATCCTTTCTTTATCTATGATGAGGATGAGAAAATCTCCAGTTCTATTGTTAAATCTACAGATTTTGAAATTGGAGTACTTACTCAATACAATAATCAATTAACAGCTTCTTATGGAATAAATACCTCTTACGCTAAACTTGAACAAGAATCTGGATCTGTTTATCCAGAAGATATTGAGTATTCTAAAAATTATAATGGAGCTTTTTTTAGAACTACTTTTGATACTTTAGACTCTAATAATTTCCCACGTTCTGGAATAAAATTAGATTTTGAATATAGTTGGGAAGGTAGTTTTGACAAATCAAGTTCCAGTTTTTATGGACCTTTATATACCTTTGATGGATATATTCCACTTCACAAAAGTTTTATTCTTAGCTACGGTTTAGCTGGAGGAGTTATTTCTGGAAATGAAGCAACTTCCATTGATAAATTTATTCGTTTAGGAGGAACTAAAAACAATCTTCAAAATAAAGATTTTAGTTTCTATGGATATAATTATCAACAGAAATTAGTAGAAGAGTTTTTAATAGGAAAACTTGGATTAACTTACTCTTTAGATAATAATCTCTATCTAAGTTTTCGTTGGAATATCGGAACTTACAGTGATTTACAAGAGAGTCCTTCTTTTAATAAAAAAAATATTTGGGAAGATTATTCACAAGGTTTTGATGTCTCTCTTACTTATGAGAGTATTTTTGGTCCTATAGAATTTTCTGTTTCAAGAGATGACGAAAGAAAAGATATTCTTTCCCAAATAAGCATCGGATATATATTTGAATAA
- a CDS encoding leucyl aminopeptidase — protein sequence MQIVNKLEKSYDRNLILIFEEDKNYCEYISEEGKKLIEALKEKNDFQGKKGEVLSLNFLQNGYLISMDILGFGKKENYNENIFREVLFKYLTGKKGDILVSSNNKELNNPRLICEIEGNINYSFDEFKAKKDEKLNLDFFSIENLDISEDIVLNEATNITRNLVDLPANIINPESLAQKVEELGKEYGFDVEILDDKKIQELGMNLLYNVGKASITKPKLIVMRYFGDRDSKNIVGLVGKGLTYDTGGLCIKPADSMFTMKSDMAGGATVIGAMCAVSKNKIRKNVVAVVPACENSISGEAYRPGDVIKAMNGEYVEIINTDAEGRLALADAITYIIEKEKVDEVVELSTLTGAMVVALGTFVTGVFSNNDKNYLELENSCKKYGERIWRMPLDEEFKELLKSDVADIKHMGNRWGGAITAAKFLENFAKDISWTHMDIAGTAYDNTSKWLKKGASGVHVKGLYDYCKNKE from the coding sequence ATGCAAATAGTAAATAAATTAGAAAAAAGTTATGATAGAAATCTTATCTTAATTTTTGAAGAGGATAAAAATTATTGTGAATATATTTCAGAAGAGGGGAAAAAATTAATAGAAGCTTTAAAAGAAAAAAATGATTTTCAAGGGAAAAAAGGAGAAGTTTTATCATTAAATTTTCTTCAAAATGGATATTTAATATCTATGGATATTTTAGGATTTGGAAAAAAAGAAAACTATAATGAAAATATTTTTAGAGAAGTATTATTTAAGTATTTAACAGGAAAAAAAGGAGATATTTTAGTATCTTCAAATAATAAAGAGTTAAATAACCCAAGATTAATTTGTGAAATAGAGGGAAATATAAATTATTCTTTTGATGAATTTAAAGCTAAAAAAGATGAAAAATTAAATTTAGATTTTTTCTCAATTGAAAATTTAGATATATCAGAAGATATAGTTTTAAATGAAGCTACAAATATAACTAGAAACCTAGTAGATTTACCAGCGAATATAATCAATCCAGAGAGTTTAGCTCAAAAAGTAGAAGAGTTAGGAAAAGAATATGGTTTTGATGTAGAGATTTTAGATGATAAAAAAATTCAAGAATTAGGTATGAATCTGTTGTACAATGTTGGAAAAGCATCAATAACTAAACCTAAATTAATAGTAATGAGATATTTTGGAGATAGAGATTCTAAGAATATAGTTGGATTAGTAGGAAAAGGATTGACATATGATACTGGAGGATTATGTATAAAACCTGCAGATTCTATGTTTACTATGAAAAGTGATATGGCAGGAGGGGCTACTGTTATAGGAGCTATGTGTGCTGTATCAAAAAATAAAATAAGAAAAAATGTAGTTGCAGTTGTTCCAGCTTGTGAAAATAGTATAAGTGGAGAAGCATATAGACCAGGAGATGTAATTAAAGCTATGAATGGTGAATATGTAGAGATAATTAATACTGACGCTGAAGGAAGATTAGCACTTGCTGATGCCATAACATATATTATAGAAAAAGAAAAGGTAGATGAAGTAGTTGAACTATCTACACTTACTGGAGCTATGGTTGTAGCTCTTGGAACTTTTGTGACTGGGGTTTTTTCAAATAATGATAAAAATTATTTAGAGCTTGAAAATTCATGTAAAAAATATGGAGAAAGAATTTGGAGAATGCCATTAGATGAAGAGTTTAAAGAACTTCTAAAATCAGATGTAGCAGATATAAAACATATGGGAAATAGATGGGGAGGAGCTATTACAGCAGCAAAATTTTTAGAAAACTTTGCTAAAGATATTTCATGGACTCATATGGATATTGCAGGAACAGCTTATGATAATACAAGTAAATGGCTTAAAAAAGGAGCTTCAGGAGTTCATGTAAAAGGATTATATGATTATTGTAAAAATAAAGAGTAG
- the raiA gene encoding ribosome-associated translation inhibitor RaiA translates to MKMSIHGKQLVITDAIKNYAETKLGRVEKYHDGIIELAINLSAVKLKTGNSHTAEVLAYLAGSTVKASCTDADLYAAIDGVSDILEGQLKKHKAKIRDAVQSREPMIRKVKYDPETNTVEKEAAVNVVKVYLPPKPMDVEEAILQLEILNKTFFPFTNARTGEMNIVYKRKDGDYGHIEPSK, encoded by the coding sequence ATGAAAATGTCTATCCATGGAAAACAATTAGTTATAACTGATGCAATTAAAAATTATGCAGAAACTAAATTAGGAAGGGTTGAAAAGTATCACGATGGTATAATAGAATTAGCTATTAATTTATCAGCAGTAAAATTAAAAACTGGTAATTCTCATACAGCAGAAGTATTAGCTTATTTAGCTGGAAGTACAGTTAAAGCTTCTTGTACAGATGCAGATTTATATGCAGCAATCGATGGTGTTTCTGATATTTTAGAAGGACAATTGAAAAAACATAAAGCAAAAATAAGAGATGCAGTTCAATCAAGAGAGCCAATGATTAGAAAGGTTAAATATGACCCAGAAACAAATACAGTTGAAAAAGAAGCAGCTGTAAATGTAGTAAAAGTTTATCTACCACCAAAACCAATGGATGTAGAAGAAGCTATACTTCAATTAGAAATTTTAAATAAAACATTTTTCCCATTCACAAATGCTCGTACTGGAGAAATGAATATTGTTTATAAGAGAAAAGATGGAGATTATGGTCATATAGAACCATCTAAATAA
- a CDS encoding ABC transporter ATP-binding protein — translation MSKEILKLENLEKKYSEKTEELHIIRNLNFSVEEGEFISILGRSGSGKSTLLNIIGLLDKADSGKIFIDGKEVEKLSEEERDKIKNEMIGFVFQFHYLLPEFTALENVMLPALLNNFEKKSEIEQKALELLKKVGLEERKNHKPSQLSGGEKQRVAIARALINSPKILLADEPTGNLDEETSEMIFKILKEINKKEKQTIIVVTHSKDLAEISDRQVYLKKGILVEN, via the coding sequence ATGAGTAAAGAGATATTAAAACTTGAGAATTTAGAAAAAAAATATAGTGAGAAAACAGAAGAGTTACACATAATAAGAAATTTGAATTTTTCAGTAGAAGAGGGGGAGTTTATATCTATATTAGGTAGATCAGGTTCTGGAAAATCTACTCTTTTAAATATAATAGGATTATTAGATAAAGCTGATAGTGGAAAAATTTTTATAGATGGTAAAGAGGTAGAAAAACTTTCAGAAGAGGAAAGAGATAAAATAAAAAATGAGATGATAGGTTTTGTTTTTCAATTTCACTATTTATTGCCAGAATTTACAGCTTTAGAAAATGTAATGTTACCAGCTTTATTAAATAATTTTGAAAAAAAGTCAGAAATTGAGCAAAAAGCTTTAGAACTTCTTAAAAAAGTTGGATTAGAGGAGAGAAAAAATCATAAACCTTCTCAATTATCTGGAGGAGAAAAACAAAGAGTAGCAATAGCAAGAGCGTTAATAAATTCTCCAAAAATCTTATTAGCAGATGAACCAACAGGAAATTTAGATGAGGAAACAAGTGAGATGATTTTTAAAATTTTGAAAGAGATAAATAAAAAAGAGAAACAAACAATAATTGTTGTAACTCATTCTAAAGATTTAGCTGAGATTTCTGATAGACAAGTTTACTTGAAAAAAGGTATATTAGTAGAAAATTAA
- a CDS encoding ABC transporter permease — translation MIEFFIAKKHIIERKKQSLISIIGITIGIVVLMVSIGIANGLDKNMINSILSVTSHVMVSNGDKIKNYKDIQRDIEKIEGVKGAVPSISTQGIFKYNGIYGGYVSGVKIEGYDLESAKKAMDLEKKIVNGKINPEKINGILIGKELFKGIGAKIGDEVSIISSENKEIKFKIEGVFQSGYYDYDINMIILPLKAVQYLLYGDDSVSKLDVTLYDPYKAPNIADKIMSITGIYSRTWGEMNRNLLSALSLEKTVMIMVFSLIVIIAGFVVWVTLNMLVREKIKDIGIMRAMGFSKKNIMKIFLIQGMILGFIGIVIGTTISLIFLWYIKNNTLDFITSIYYLTKIPVEISIKEIAIIIGANLGIIFLSSIFPAYRGAKMETVEALRHE, via the coding sequence ATGATCGAGTTTTTTATAGCAAAAAAACATATTATTGAAAGAAAAAAGCAAAGTTTAATATCTATAATTGGAATAACTATAGGAATAGTTGTTCTTATGGTGTCCATTGGAATAGCTAATGGTTTAGATAAAAATATGATCAATAGTATTCTATCTGTAACAAGTCATGTAATGGTATCAAATGGTGATAAAATTAAAAACTATAAGGATATTCAAAGGGATATTGAGAAGATAGAAGGAGTAAAAGGAGCAGTTCCAAGTATATCAACTCAAGGAATCTTTAAATATAATGGAATATATGGTGGATATGTTTCAGGAGTGAAGATAGAGGGGTATGATTTAGAAAGTGCTAAAAAAGCTATGGATTTAGAAAAAAAAATAGTAAACGGAAAGATAAATCCAGAAAAAATAAATGGAATTCTAATAGGAAAAGAACTATTTAAAGGAATAGGAGCTAAAATAGGGGATGAGGTGAGCATAATCTCCTCTGAAAATAAAGAGATAAAGTTTAAAATAGAGGGAGTATTTCAAAGTGGATATTATGATTATGATATAAATATGATAATTTTACCTCTTAAAGCTGTACAATATCTTTTATATGGAGATGATTCTGTATCTAAGTTAGATGTAACTCTTTATGATCCGTATAAAGCTCCAAATATAGCTGATAAAATAATGTCGATTACAGGGATTTATTCTAGAACTTGGGGGGAGATGAATAGAAATCTTTTATCTGCCCTTTCTCTAGAAAAAACTGTAATGATAATGGTATTTTCATTAATAGTAATAATAGCAGGTTTTGTAGTTTGGGTAACATTGAATATGTTAGTGAGAGAAAAAATAAAAGATATTGGAATAATGAGAGCTATGGGATTTTCTAAAAAAAATATTATGAAAATATTTCTTATTCAAGGAATGATATTAGGATTTATTGGAATAGTAATAGGAACAACAATATCTTTAATATTTTTATGGTATATAAAAAATAATACCTTAGATTTTATAACTTCAATATATTATTTAACAAAAATTCCTGTGGAAATTTCTATTAAAGAGATAGCTATAATAATTGGAGCAAATTTAGGAATTATATTTTTATCTAGTATATTCCCAGCATATAGAGGAGCAAAAATGGAAACTGTGGAGGCATTGAGACATGAGTAA
- the pbpC gene encoding penicillin-binding protein 1C, whose amino-acid sequence MKKLKFFFLFLIITIFFIIKIYHDFDIDIMKKELEKRYSQVILDDKDEIIGVYLNEEEQWQLKGVGEIPPRLKLAVINYEDKNFYSHRGVDYLAILRALKTNLLTSKRIGASTITMQGVKLYKRRDRTYINKIKEIVESYKLEQNLSKDEILKLYLNNAPYGGNIIGYETASQLYFGKKAMNLTWAEGATLAVLPNSPGLIHIEKNRKKLLEKRNTLLKRMYLKGILDEKQYNLAIKEPLPSKRDYFPSLAPHLTRRLKAEYKDEKIIKSTINSEIQKKVEKIVKNYGEYLNNKGIKNSAVIVVDNFNGEVKVYIGSQDFYDFQRNGQVDGVTAKRSVGSVLKPFLYALSIDEGLITPKSKLLDIPLYFSNFIPQNANKKYQGLVEAKEALKKSLNIPFVNLLNEYGEDKFFYFLKSVLNFPENDYSTYGLSLILGTKEMSVEEIAKLYYGLSQYGEFKELKYIKDSKEEKSRKLISKGASYLTLEAMQGVQRYGVDNLYIGKDNIAWKTGTSYGQRDAWAGGISPRWSVVVWCGNFTGEGNANISGVVTAGQLLFNIFKVLPNQEENFRISSKEFKKIEIDKESGYRLKYDVPSEEIDYPKDAKPLKTSPYYKKIFENEKGEEVDSRDKDFYKSKEKVVLRYPVELLDYLARENINISNEKDERIKIIYPLNEIKIFLPKDFDGNKKLIVKIANPQNKELYWYHNGKYMFKGKDIERAFDFSKGEHKITLVSENGEVAEVKFYIIKRKEE is encoded by the coding sequence ATGAAAAAACTAAAATTTTTTTTCCTTTTTCTTATCATCACTATATTTTTTATAATAAAAATATATCATGATTTTGATATAGATATTATGAAGAAAGAATTAGAAAAAAGATATAGTCAAGTTATCTTAGATGATAAAGATGAAATAATAGGGGTTTATCTAAATGAAGAGGAGCAGTGGCAATTAAAGGGGGTAGGAGAAATACCCCCTAGATTAAAACTAGCAGTAATAAATTATGAAGATAAAAATTTTTATTCTCATAGGGGTGTGGATTATTTAGCTATATTAAGAGCTTTAAAAACAAACCTTTTAACTTCTAAGCGTATAGGAGCTAGTACAATTACCATGCAGGGAGTAAAACTCTATAAAAGAAGAGATAGAACATACATAAATAAGATAAAGGAGATAGTAGAGAGTTATAAACTTGAACAAAATTTATCTAAAGATGAGATTTTAAAATTATATCTTAATAATGCTCCATATGGAGGAAATATAATAGGGTATGAAACAGCTTCACAGCTATATTTTGGGAAGAAAGCTATGAATTTAACTTGGGCAGAGGGAGCTACTTTAGCTGTTCTTCCCAATTCTCCAGGACTTATACATATTGAAAAGAATAGAAAGAAACTTTTAGAAAAAAGAAATACCCTTTTGAAAAGAATGTATCTAAAAGGAATCTTAGATGAAAAACAATATAATTTAGCAATAAAAGAGCCATTACCTTCAAAAAGAGATTATTTTCCCTCTTTAGCTCCTCATCTTACTAGAAGATTAAAGGCAGAGTATAAAGATGAAAAGATAATAAAAAGTACAATAAATAGTGAAATACAAAAAAAGGTAGAAAAAATAGTAAAAAATTATGGAGAATATCTAAATAATAAAGGAATAAAAAATAGTGCAGTAATAGTGGTAGATAATTTTAATGGAGAAGTTAAAGTCTATATAGGTTCACAAGATTTTTATGATTTTCAAAGAAATGGACAAGTGGACGGAGTAACTGCTAAAAGATCTGTGGGATCAGTATTAAAACCATTTCTTTATGCACTCTCTATTGATGAAGGATTAATCACACCAAAATCTAAACTTTTAGATATTCCTCTATATTTTTCTAATTTTATTCCTCAAAATGCTAATAAAAAATATCAAGGGTTAGTAGAGGCTAAAGAAGCTCTAAAAAAATCTTTAAATATACCCTTTGTAAATCTTTTAAATGAATATGGAGAGGATAAATTTTTCTATTTTTTAAAAAGTGTATTAAATTTTCCTGAAAATGATTATTCTACTTATGGACTTTCATTAATTTTAGGGACAAAAGAGATGAGTGTAGAAGAGATAGCAAAACTTTATTATGGACTATCTCAATATGGAGAGTTTAAAGAGTTAAAATATATTAAAGATTCAAAAGAGGAAAAAAGTAGAAAGTTAATTTCAAAAGGAGCTAGTTATTTAACATTAGAAGCTATGCAAGGAGTTCAAAGATATGGAGTAGATAATCTCTATATAGGTAAGGATAATATAGCTTGGAAAACAGGAACTAGTTATGGTCAAAGAGATGCTTGGGCTGGAGGAATATCTCCAAGATGGAGCGTAGTAGTATGGTGTGGAAATTTTACTGGAGAGGGAAATGCTAATATTTCAGGAGTAGTTACAGCTGGTCAACTACTTTTTAATATTTTTAAAGTTCTTCCTAACCAAGAGGAAAATTTTAGAATATCAAGTAAGGAATTTAAAAAAATAGAGATAGACAAAGAGAGTGGTTATAGATTAAAATATGATGTACCTAGTGAAGAGATTGATTATCCTAAAGATGCTAAACCTTTAAAAACATCTCCTTACTATAAAAAAATATTTGAAAATGAAAAAGGAGAAGAGGTTGACTCAAGGGATAAAGATTTCTATAAGAGTAAAGAGAAAGTAGTTTTAAGATATCCTGTTGAACTTCTTGATTATTTAGCTAGGGAAAATATAAATATCTCCAATGAAAAAGATGAAAGAATAAAAATTATCTATCCTCTTAATGAAATAAAAATATTTTTACCTAAAGATTTTGATGGAAATAAAAAATTAATTGTAAAAATAGCAAATCCTCAAAATAAAGAGTTATATTGGTATCATAATGGAAAGTATATGTTTAAAGGTAAAGATATAGAGAGAGCTTTTGACTTTTCAAAAGGAGAGCATAAGATTACTTTAGTATCTGAAAATGGAGAAGTGGCTGAAGTAAAATTTTACATTATAAAAAGAAAAGAGGAATGA